One Glycine max cultivar Williams 82 chromosome 1, Glycine_max_v4.0, whole genome shotgun sequence genomic window, AAGAGGGGTAGGCTTGAAAGGACAGAGTTTATAAGCACCAATCTCGGCAAATTGACCACACAGGTTTTATTTACAAACTATTTTTCAATAAGGGTCAATTTTGAAACATATTACTCGAGCGTCTGATTTGGTAAGCATTTTACATGATCAGTGAATTCGTCCACGTGACAGCTTGGAGTGCATTAGTTAGCATTTCGTCATTGGGGTTGGCGAAACAGGCTTGGTAGAATGGATTTCATCATCCTCCTTTGGCGAAATAGGTGCATTGAGTGGATTTTGCCATCTTTATTGACGAAATTGTTGCTGAAATCATATTTATTAGTAGAGATttgattaaaaatcattttcaattataaaataaaatattaattgatgctaaaaaaagtaaatatatttattagcaTCAATTAAGAGATTTGATTAAACGATTTTGacatcaattatgttataaaataaatatatttattagcaTCAATTATCTTATGATTATAAACGATTTTTAATCTTTCCAAATTTGTTatcataattgaattttttttatcatgatactGATAGTGGATTTCGCCATCCTCATTggtaaaattgatgttgaaatcGTTTAATGTATTTGTTAGCATCGATTAAGAGATttgattaaaaatcattttcaattaaaaaataaaatattaattgatgctAAAATTTGGTTCCTCCTCTGTATGACCTTCATGAAAGAGTAGAAGTATCGGGTATTGTAGTCACATAATCTGATCCATTTAGAGAGGAGATGTTGACAACATAACAAAtggaaccaaagtttttttaTACGAATCAGATCCCAAAGGCAGAGCTAACCAATGATATTCCCCCATGTTAAAGTTTGGCCAAACACTATCCACACCATCGGACATAACTGGCTCTGATATCAGGTTAAAGTTCGATCAGACATCCGAAAGGTCCTCTTAAAAACCGATTCTTAAGGGGTAGCCTATCCAGCTATATAAGCATTTATCATGCTCGTTAACCATCCAATGTGAGACTCGCAACACATCCCCTCGAGTGAACTTTAACATGATATCAAAGCCAATTCTGCCCGATGGTGTGGATAGTGCCGTTAGCTCTTGCTTTGTGGTGACGGCAAGGGGACGTGTTGCGAATCTCACATCGAGTGATTAACCAGCATAGTAAGTACTTATATAATTGGGTAGACCATCTCCTTAAGAATCGATTTTTAAGAGAACCTCTCGGATGTGTGGCCAAACTTTAACACCCCAGATATCATTGATTGTAGTCTCTTCTATGTGCTctgattttgtttattgttgTGCATTTAATTCGATCTCTAATACCCTTTATATTAAGAGAGAGCAACTTCATGGTGGAGCTCCCTACGCCCCTTCATTTAATTTGGCCAAGCAGCCCTTTCCTCCaacttttgaatttattttttgaagaaatcGTGAAGATCTTGTCCACGTACCCCTAGGGATTATCAAGTCCCTAAGAAAACTCAAGTCCAATATCAATTCTCAATGCTTCCTTAGCTGGAGTAGCACAGCTACATAAATTTAAACCTTATCAATAATTGATAATGCTATTACTACGCGGGTTTTttcgtttttgtttttctggttGTTCAGCCGTTCCCCAATTTACCAGGGAGAAATGTTCACAACACAGTGACGGACATTGACATTTGATTCCCACTACAATAGAGTCTTGCTCTACGGTTCTACCACAACGAGTTCGAATGCAACAAACACATATAGATAGACAGTTGAAGAAGGGAACTTATTCCCCCCATTTCAGTTGTTCTTTTACACagcaaatacaaaaaaaaaaaaaaaaaaaaaaaagaaagaaagaaccaCACAGAGAGATTCTCTTTCCTAACGGAGTCACATCACGTCGATGTCTACCTTCTTGACTCAATATCAAGTTGAATGTGTTTGAGCAACACCGGAATAACGATATCCGGCGAGCTTAGCTGCGGCAAATGACCGTCCGTTGCCATGACCTCCACGATGGACTCAGCACCAATGTGTTGGTGGAGGTACTCCGATATCATCACCGGAACAGCCATGTCTTTCTCAGCTTGTATGATGTGGCAAGGGACAGAAACAAGGCTCAGAATCTGCCTCATATCGCTTTGAAAAATGGTTCGCGACACAATTAGCGCTATGTCTGGCCGCATGTTGAACAACGTTCGACTAAACTCCTGCACCGCCACAGACTCCATGTCCCCGCCCACAGCCAAAGGAGCAAACCCATAGCACCATGCTTTGTAATTCGCCGCCATAGCGTCGAATAATTGGTTCAGATCTTCCTGCTCAAATCCTCCATAGTATTCCACGTCGTTCAAATACCTTCCCCCAAAACAAAGAATAAATGTAATTGCAAGCCAATTTTTTGCTTAACAAAAGTCAAACTAATGAAGACATAAGATAAGTTTgatgattaagaaaaaagaaaaaaaaaattcagattcgatttttttttattaataaaattaacatactAACATCCGATTAAAAAAAGAGgtttagtgaggaaaattgctATTTCACGTGTGACGAAAATTTTAgtgatgaaattttaaaaatgactgCATGTCAATTATTACCTGGGGGAAGCGCTGACCATGATGAGTTTGGTGAAGAGATCGGGGCGAGAAATAGAAGCAATAGCGCCGATCATTGCGGAAACAGAGTGGCCAACGAAAATGCAAGATTCAACTTGGAGCTCTTCTAAAATTGCAAGCAAATCAGAGGCATAGCCTTCTAAGCTCGAGTGGCGCTCAAAATCGAAGTAGTCAGGGTTGGTGGTACCCGCACCCATATTGTCATAGAGAATGACACGGTAATCGTCGACGAGATAAGGTACCAAGTGTTTCCACACAGACTGATCCGTGCCAAATCCGTGAGCCAAAACTATACATTCAGTGCCTGGTCCCAAAATTTTCACGTTATGAGCTTCAGCTGCTATCCCCATTTTGTCACTCAAACTTTCTCCTTCCTCTTCCTCTCTGTGTACACTGCGAAATGTTGCCTCTCTGTTTCTGTTTTCACTTTTGCTTAGTTATCGACCTCTGTGTGAAAGCACGACTTTCAGGCTTACAGGCCCGCCCTATATTTGAACTTCTATATAGAGGAGAAGTAGCACCACACCTACcgatatatgtaatttaataatactataaaatataaattgcaAAAAGAGGattctggattttttttttctttgttcgtTGGATACTGGATAGGAAAACAAGTGGATAATATATATCCCAAAACTAAAACCATACATTATCCCTGGTTTCAGAGAAAAGAAACAAGGAACGAGTAGTTTGTacaatattttagattttaatctTGTTGCAATCAATGTAtccttaaaagaaaaagaaagaaagaaacaaggAATGGGGaggaaaattaaatttgaattcaacagaaataaaagaaaaaaatatttttaaaagtggaTCATTGAAATTAGTAATTTAACTTGTATTATGTTAAGCACTCGTGAAAAATTgtcaattataataattttacttgCCCAAACAAGATCATTTTAGTAAAAGAGATACATGtgatttcaacaaaaaattaaataaaaagaaaatactttttctgtcttttctcttctttattatttattttttcctgttATCCAAACATGTGGATAGTTGCACGTCCCAACTCCCATGGGATCCGAATTAATGGGAACTTGGCATTATCCTTGCAAATTGATAGGAACATTATAGGCATCAAACTCTCACAGAGACTAGAGAGCAACTGGTCGAGCCCAAGTCCAACTAACAAAAAATAGTTATCCACGATGGGGCCGTGAGCATGTGCACGTTCTGTGACCTGGTCTTGATTTTGGTCTAGGTCATTGCCAGACAAAATGACGAAATTGAAAACTAAGCGAGAAAATgttcttcttattttatttcaattattataagtaaaatattaatgagaataagatattttcagattttttagttactttatTTGGACATCTTCAAACTGacgttttttttatatgtataatctataattattaataatgaaaattatctCATTTGTTATACATATTTTATGGaacaattttacttttaaattttaaaattttattttagcttatattaacttttcactatttttatattattgttttttttatcattttttattaattatatctaacttctattttttattatttaaaaaaattagaaagagaTAGAATGTCTCTTCCCCTAATCACAATAACATTATTAGTGTTTTTCACGTCTTATAACTTACCTTTCTTATTCGATGGCTTCAATATCTTCTTGGCATTccattaaaatgttaattaaggGGGGATCGATAAGTTACTCTTTATAATGGCTATTTCACATCACAGTCACAGTTGTTGTTATAATGAAAAAAGATACATTTTACTTGATAAAatatcttgtatttttttatataattgaaaatatgattaattaaaaattacataactacgttaaaaattaaaaaagaaaaagaaaactacgTCAAAAGATGCAAAACCTAGAGACCACGGCATCCCGGTGCCCATTCTTGGCCTTTGCGCCTGAGCTCCAGTGCTAGACAAGAGGTACAGCACAACATACATATCTTTATCAGaagaataatgatattttggttCTAACTTCTAACGCGAAAGTGCCCAGTTTTTTAGGTTacctttttaaaaatgattttttttcgtaAGCTTAAAATGTATATAcctaaaaaggaaataaaaaagacttgagacaaaatagtaaaaataataaataattggatgaaaaataaaataagaattataaggtataaacaaaaattaaggtGTGaagattaagttattttaatttgaaacaatTAACATAACCAGCTGAATGATTTGCAATGTATCACAACTTAGGTCATCTACTTCTTTCTTTCTACCTTCTATAAATATAATGGGAACAAGTGTTTAAGGTttctcattgttttttttaagttgttcttagtccttatattttaaaatcaattattttttgttttcatattttttataattaatgatttttcgcGCATcctgatatttaaattttataaagaggaaaaaaattatcaattataaaaatacaagaattaaaatttacgtttttaaaatataaggactgatatttttttggtacatatgttttttttttgtacatataGGAACTGATATTTGATTCATCTAAAGTGGGAGAACTtagtagaaaataaaatacactcacaatcatttattaaaagttggaattgttattaatttattttttgtttaattactcatttgatctttatatttttattatttgtatcttttagtcatgatagttttaaagtgatttttttagtctctacggtttacattttaattttcttttaattctataatttgaaagtgatttttttagtttttgcattttaatttatttttagtttatataatttgaaaatgatatttttagttactatactttatattttaatttctttttaatccttatcatcaaaatatgaataatattatcaattataattaactacaaaaatattaacaaataattcataaataatttatcacaagataatttgaaataaaaaatagttgataatttataactaatttgtaactaattatttttatattttttttataagaattaagatgtatttaaaatataagttataagaactaaaaagattactttcaaactataggattaaaaaaattaaaatacactataaaaattaaaaatatcatttttaaattatatgaattaaaagagaattaaaatgtaaattataaaaattaaaaaaattatttttaaactataaaaactaaaaaatataaatcatgaaattatacgaattaatttaatatttatttttttcagctgttctgttcttttttttttttgaaagaacacCTGCTGTTATTACGAAAATTGTACTGTAATAAATCTAAATAGCATTGATAGGCTAAGTTACCGTACAAAGTACAAAACTTATCATTGAAAagcaaaaagttgaaaaaagttACATCCAACATTTATTATGCtgtttaacatttaaaaagataaaaaaaaatataagtatgataaaatttataatataataaaaaaacatttgtgtatcattatttattaaaatttctctctTCGGAAAATAATATCAACCTGCATCCCAAAATATCTCACATAACCACAAAGAAAACCTTCCTTCCTAgtcttgtttttggtttttatattctcacctttttttaataaaaaaattatgggaTGAAATTTGAGAGAAGCCCAACACTGGAACAATACACTGGTACTGTTCATATccagatattttaaatttcatctaaataaactatatatattttgtaaatttaaatttggtaatttcttttaaaatcttatatgaatttaaaactaCCCTAAATTATACATTCCTCAGAAAATATAATCCCCAAATAACGACTCAAGCGATCAAATTCTATAGTGGGAATTGGGAACAATGGTCTAAAAAGACGGAGAGAAACAATAAGGTTGGCGTCAAGGGAGAAGACAATTGGAACTCACTCCGAAGACCAAAATAACGAGCGTCAAACCTGTGCAGTGCTATATGGTCTGGAAACTGTCATATACTTATATGTTGACGCAGGTCCTTTAACGTTACAAAATGTTGTTTCTGAACAAAATATGAGCGTCCATAGAAAAATAACAAGATGGTGGATAGAcgttattaaaaatattcagttaaattttggaaagaaattaattattaataaaattttatataataatatagtgACCTAGAAAAAGTATTAGTTTTTGCAATATTATACGCCTTGATCTGCAAATTAGGAAACCCATCAGAAAGACAAAAAGTAGAGAATTGTGATGTAAAAGTTATAATAATCATCTTATTAAATATTGAAAACATACAATCAAACATGCGTAAAATGCTTTGCTACCCAACTAACTGCCCATGGCCCAAAGGCTGCAACAActttatagaaataaaagaaatacattcctatattttaaataaaaatattaacaagtatttttatgttattggtcaataaatttaaaataatcttttatagAAACTATTAACAATATAATCTTTAATTGGTTTCATCTCATTTCacatttttgtcttcttttttttctacttaTTGTAAAGGTGTTAGGGAAATTCCAAATAACATTCCTCTAATAATAATACTTTGGGACCCAAGTCAAATCACCTAAACTTTTAtccctaataataataatttacgaTTACTAGTTTACCttatttttacatattcaaTAAATATCTTATATGTTATTCTATATCtagaaagaatatatatatatatatatatatatatatatatatatatatatatatatatatatatataaagtatagTGGGTTTTATGATTTGATAGttagagaaatagaaaaaaatatgatgattAAGATAATGAGTATTACTCCTTTTACAATCCTTTTCATTTGGCCACCGTAACTACTACTTTTGTATGTGACAAATTTCTTGTGTAAAAAGCAGTACGTGGAGAGTCACTGCTAATAGCTAATTCAATTTAAAGATCAGCTTCATCTGAGCTCACAGAGAAGATATCAATAGGAGTATTAATGCAATCATAAACTCCTTTACGTCTTGATCTACCATTTTGAGATTCTTTTGAATGATCGAGATATAGAACGATCACTGTAATATCATCATGAAAATGGCGCCTTAGACCTTTATCTGTTTTCCTTAGATCCCCATACctcatttctcttttctttgcaACCTCTTCTAGTGCAGCTCTCGCCAATCGTTTTGCAATTCCCTACAATGATAAAACTTACAGTTCTCACCAATcgtttatttgtttgtttatacTAACTTTTTAATTTGTGCTCATAAATATACTAAGAAATAGTCTAACACTAAACCATTAACATGAGTGTGTAGTTCGGGAGGTTTGTTGAGTGTGTAGTGTGTACACTTACTATTCTGGGACTTCTGGAGATGATTTCAACAGCCGCTTCATCAGTTAAATGCTCCCAAAGCCCGTCTGATGCAAAGATCAAAAACAGATCATCTGCCTTCAATTTACGCGCCAATATCGATGGTTCAGCTGTCATTACAGGTCTCCTCAAGTATAGTGGACATACAAATTGTTGGAACAGAGGATTAGTGTCAAATTCTGGTTTCTTTAGGTAAACATCTCCTATTGATCTTGAGACCTATAAGGCCAAAAATAGTTTATGAGAAACATTacgaattttataaaattagaaagtTCACTGGACTAGCTTTTACGGAGGTAGAAATTCAAACTGAAAATATGAAACTAGTTAAAGTTTAAACAGAAGCTCTGGAATGACGCGGAAGAAGAATATCACTTGAGTTACACAAATTATAATGGAGGTAAACTAGTACCAGCATGATATAAGCTGATTTTTTTTGTAACCATGATATTAACTGGTTTCATCAATGATTGATTCTTTCTGCATAGCTTCTCACGAGTTGGGAAGAAAtgttgtaagattttttttttccaaaggaTTTTCCTCAAAAGTTGAACGTGATTACTGGTTACAGAATCAGATCATGAGGACCTATTGAGAAACCAATTACACGCTCCACTCAGATTTGTCCTATAATGGAGACAAATTTAATACCAAGATTATGTCATGTAAAGTAATCCATCATAAAATCACATCAATGATCCACGCCCACTCGTCAGGCCATAAACAAGAGGAGACGAAAACATGTGACGGGACTCGAAACATGGAAGTGGAACAAAATATTGTGcctaaatattcattttaagaaGATTTGCTTCCTTAGGTGGAATCTTTTTAAGAGAACAACTAAAACAACGCACTCCTTATCTCTCAAAATCACAATCACTAAATCGCACTAGATGACGACCAAAGCTTAAACTAACCCTTGGAACTCTGTTACATGAAAAAAGCAAAACAAGAGAGGAGAAAAAGGTTTATAATTTGAAACAaatcaaaaatacaaaaaaataaaattattttatttttaaaaagcaattttcgttttttttttctttgatcaaTTATAAGTTGGtgaaaatttatgtttaataaattataaatgaacattcatgtttcacaaatatttattagatatttttattttctctattttttctttctttttatcacacTATCATgtctatatttctttattttttctctcagagtctaaaataacatttcatctattatatttatacttctctcttttttcactaAGTTGTCAAATAGCTTCTTGGTGACTaccaatatttttgtaaaagttaTTTTGGTTATAACTTCTGTTGGACCACAGGGCAATGCTGTATGCATAGTAAAATTCAGTTTCCAGGTGACCGTACAGAATCGCATGACATAATTTATTGAAGCTCAAACACACTCAAATAGTCCCATggaactataatttttttaggggggaaaaagaaataaagaagacatgcaaatatatttttttaagtgcagAATGTGGTGCCTAGGTCAAGTAAAAGTTGTCCTAGTGCCAATGAAGCTGAAGTTTGCTGATCTTGTTAGTTCACATCACTAGTTAAACACAAATATAAGCAGAAAATAGATACAAACAATTGTTGAACAGAAAACCGAAGGAAGAGGAAAATAGATGAAGGGTAAATGTATTTATACCTGAATAATGCCCTTGATTCGCCAAACTCCACGAGTGCAAACCACAATGTGTGGATCATCAGGGTGAAGAGCTTCAACCTCCTTTCTAACATTCTCCACTCCAACATTATGATCAGTGGACAAACGCTCTGCCACCACAGCACCAGCACCACAATTCACCTCTCCTTCCAACGCTTTCCGACCCAAAACCGCCCTCGAATCCCCGAGATTAGCAACATAAAGAACTCCCTTTGAAATCGCTCCCAGAAGACAACACGAACCCACGGAAGCTATCTGTGGCCGCGCAATCCATGATTCCCTCACTACACGCAAAAACTCATCTTCCGTTGCCTCGAACGCCTTCTTTATAACTTCCTCCGACAAACCACCCTCCTCTGTTGTGAATTCTGCCACTCTGAATAATCAGTTTCGTCatttttatgtcaaaatttaaaaaccaatgAAACgatcaaaacatatatattgttGCGAGTGGGAAATTATTAGGTAACTCTAGACATATGGTCCTAACTAATTTTTATGTaacacttatttaaaaaattttaattgctaaaacaattaatacttaaaatgtgaaaattaGTCTAAATCATGATATTAGATCACCTAATAATCTCtgttatggaaaaaaaaaaaagatggtcCTAAACCATCATCATTCAGACTAATATCCATACAGCACCAAATAAAGTGTAGGCTATTCCTTCATCGGTTATCAAACTTTTAAAGTTTGGTTTGTAAGGAGGTGGTTAGCGAATTTGACTCTCATAGCTTTGATAGGGTAGCTAATTCTCTAACTGGCCACACTATTATTCCAGGATGCCTGATTGTATTTCCcatcatatttttttgaaaacaatataaaaaactttttatcttagtttgaaaaacttaaatatgtgTTACACAGAAGTTAACCAGGATCATGAACATATAATTGTCAGAGACTATCTAATAGTAATTTTTCTTCATACTGGATAATACAGCTACTACTGtatataataatgtaaaattgattttttttttcgcaTCTTACTGCGAAGGAAGGAGAAGAGGTGGTTGGTGATGAAACGGGAAGCTTCAGGACCACCGTGACCGTCGTATACACCAACAAAGGTTGCGGAGGGAGAGGTAAATACTTGTGCTTGGTCTTCCAAGGATGAATTAGCTTGCACCACTGCAATTGAGTAGTTCCCTGAAGCGTGGGGCTTAAGGTCTGTGTGCCAGAGGAGGCCGTCGTCGTTGCCTCCACCACCGAAGCACATCTTCAGTGGCTTGCGGCACAGCTCCAACATCCTTAATGCTCTGTCTCTCTGTTGTGTTGTTCGGTGTGGTATACGCGGTACTTGAAAAAAGAGGGAGTGAGTTTTGGGTTAGTCAATAAATAAACTATGATGTCTTGTCCCGTGCAGTAAATGGGAGAGACGAAGAACGTGTGGATTCCGCGTTTAAACCTAGAAAAATTAGTATTTGAGTGTTTATATTTATACATACACGTATTTCAAACACATGAATCACCCATGATccatagttaaaattaatttttcttgtataaattatttatttatcaaataaaaaaaattaaaacctaaCATATAGATGACAAAACCTATTTGAAAGCAATTAATATAATTCAAGCTGTGCCCACAAATGGCacgattaaaagcaattaattttattcaaactgtgccaaaaaaatgacaaaattaaaataattaatgttgttataattaataagaaaatcaaaattatttatataagaatTATTGTAAAAGGGAATagttatagataaaataaatatacatgagcaattaattaaaagaaaatagcaATCAACATATACTCTATCTACCTAAAAGGAGAAGACATTGcctaatatttttaatcctaACAAGGGTCGTGGAGTTAAGATTACAATTCCGAAGGAAGAAAGGGAATTACAATGAAAAAGGGGGGCGAACATGTAGTATCTTAAGGGAAATTTAGAATTGAGGTGCCCCTGTAGGCATAGGCAGTTCCACCCCTGTGCGAGAGGTCAAATAGAATGAAAATGGATGGAAAAAAAGTGGAAAAGGAGTATTATATTAGGTTATTTATTTGagatggaaaaaaatataaatagatgaaattgttgaattaaaataataaataaataaggaaaaactaaaaaaaaaagaaaatgaaaatgtaaaaatacatattatgagataatgagaatgaaaaaattaaattttactctTGAAATCCTGATGATTTAAGAGtctcttattttaaaagtaaacacaattcattttaaattattaaatataatttaaatttgtgttaaattctaatatgttatttaattaaaaactgtttttttaaAGTCTGCTTGTTTGTTTTACAGAAACCTATTAGGTTATTACAGTCAGTTAACTCCAATATAGGACCCACCCACCCAGTCCCAGTCCCAGTCTTGCTTGAAATGGAATAACCCTTTTCTCGACGATTAATATTTTAGTATGTatgatgaatatgataaatatttactttatatgattaaaatttataatacaagtttaaatatataaattatattttagatttataataaataatttacattgaTTTgtgaatgaataatttattagaaactaaaaaccTCTAGAAAAGGTTGTACTAGCATTATCAGCCTTTAAGACATTACAAGAAGGAACAACATAAAAAGATGCAACTGTACCCTGAATTTCCAATCTATGCTTGGCCATGGCCAATGTATCAACTTGATTACCTTCACATATAATAACATCTTCACGTGATAAGTAACAACTAACAAGATAAATGCTacttcctctaaaaaaaaaaaaaaaagataagcgctactatgttatttaattaaaactgaTCTTTTTAACTTACAATTATCTTATGAAATAATTTACCAAatatattctttatatttttttttcttttctcaattgAAATAACCAGGAAATATATTTGGTTCTTTTGAACCCTTTTGATTTTTTCCCACATGCAAACATAGCATGAAGGGTCTATTTGGTAAAGTGAAAAGAAATAggatgtaattaaaaataaaaataagtgagaaataaaatataaattaaaggtgttttaaaaaataaatgaaagataaaaaaattaataaatgaatagaAATATGTGAAAAGTAATACAGTATATCtcatcatttttaaaatgttttcacATTATTTTCAGTCCATAAAAAACCCGTCCCCAAACATGTCTAACCAAGATCCTTTATCGCCTCTACATCCCCCACGTCTCTACCGCCAAAATCTAAACCATTCATTACAttctattttttccttaaattacTGTACACTAAATAATTAATGGCAGATATTTGGCTGCAAACAAACTTTGTTGCACGGGATctgatttggattttttttagctATCTAATTTTTCACCAGCCAAACAAAGACGAAAGGTCGTCGACAAttgtaagatttaaaaaaaatgttttttctttcgttttatagagaattattcatttttaactttatgGATCATCCGGTCATACTGTCGGCACTTCCA contains:
- the LOC100809424 gene encoding probable esterase KAI2 translates to MGIAAEAHNVKILGPGTECIVLAHGFGTDQSVWKHLVPYLVDDYRVILYDNMGAGTTNPDYFDFERHSSLEGYASDLLAILEELQVESCIFVGHSVSAMIGAIASISRPDLFTKLIMVSASPRYLNDVEYYGGFEQEDLNQLFDAMAANYKAWCYGFAPLAVGGDMESVAVQEFSRTLFNMRPDIALIVSRTIFQSDMRQILSLVSVPCHIIQAEKDMAVPVMISEYLHQHIGAESIVEVMATDGHLPQLSSPDIVIPVLLKHIQLDIESRR
- the LOC100809958 gene encoding probable protein phosphatase 2C 63 — protein: MLELCRKPLKMCFGGGGNDDGLLWHTDLKPHASGNYSIAVVQANSSLEDQAQVFTSPSATFVGVYDGHGGPEASRFITNHLFSFLRKFTTEEGGLSEEVIKKAFEATEDEFLRVVRESWIARPQIASVGSCCLLGAISKGVLYVANLGDSRAVLGRKALEGEVNCGAGAVVAERLSTDHNVGVENVRKEVEALHPDDPHIVVCTRGVWRIKGIIQVSRSIGDVYLKKPEFDTNPLFQQFVCPLYLRRPVMTAEPSILARKLKADDLFLIFASDGLWEHLTDEAAVEIISRSPRIGIAKRLARAALEEVAKKREMRYGDLRKTDKGLRRHFHDDITVIVLYLDHSKESQNGRSRRKGVYDCINTPIDIFSVSSDEADL